GGTATATTCCGCCGCCGCGGCCGAGCCAGTCGTCGCACGCCGCGACGTAGAGAAATCCCCCGGGGCCCCGGTCGATGCCGCACGCCTTCCCGTCGGCCAGCTTCGCCGACTTCACGAGCCGCAGCCCCTCACGCGACGGCCCGTCGACCAGATGAACGTTTCCCCAGCAGTCGGTGACGTACGCCCGGAGCGAGGCCGGCTCGAGGTAGACGTTCTCGCACCCCTTCCCGACGTCCACCACGACGGCGCCGTCGAGGTCGCCGAAATCGAGGGCGACGGTTTTCACCAATACCGCGCGCAAGGAGATAGACCTCGCCCGGCCCAACGAGAAGGTCCCCAGCTTCCTGTTTACGCCGGCCGGGCCGTATATAATGCGGGGGACGACGACGAAAAAATAGGCCAGCGCCGCGACGACGACCGACGCGGCCAAGGCTGCCCTAACCAACTTCTTCCGGTTCAATTGCGCGATTCCTCGGTTAGCCGTTACGCTCGAGGCGGCGGCGGCGCCCGGCCCGAGCCGAATTTATTTCAATACGTACAGTATCACCTGGCCCATGAAATAGAGCCCCAGGATGCCCATCGAGTCCCAGGCCAGGAAGAAGGGGCGCTTGATGGTCCGGTACGTCAGGCCCACGATGGCGGCGGCGGTCATCGCTATCGCGACGCCGGCCGTCACGACGTGGGCGTCGGACGCCGCGCCCAGAAGGGGCCCCTTGAAGTACAGGAAGTCCTCGACGGCTAATATCGCGATGTTGAAGAGGTTGCTGCCGAAGAGGTTGCCCAGCGCCAGGTCGACCGCGCCCAGCCGAATCGCGGCCACCGTGACGACCAGCTCGGGCAGCGACGTCGAGAGCGCGATGAAGAAGCTCCCCACGAACGTCTGGCCGAAGCCGGTCATGGCGGCGATGCGTTCGCCCAGGTGCGGCAGGTAGGCGGCGGCGAGCACAATAACGACGGCGTTCACGGCGTACAGCGCGTACGCCCGCTTCGCCGTCACGTCCCGGTAGCGTAGCTCCTCGGCCATCTCCCTGACGACCGCGGCGATGCGCCTCTTGTTGTAAAGGAATAAGACGCGCATCGCGACGACGTACAGCGCGAAGTAGACGAAGCTGAAGACGCATATCCACCCGACCGCCGGGAACGTACCCCCCAGGTATATGTTGACGGCGATCAAGCCCAACAGCAGGACG
This DNA window, taken from bacterium, encodes the following:
- a CDS encoding sodium:calcium antiporter codes for the protein MVVWLQFTACTAVIVYAGSRLSKYGDIIAEKTGLGRLWVGALLLAAVTSLPELVSGVAAVTVFDLPDIAVGGVLGSCMFNLLILSLVDAMTGRKPIYTGVNEGHVISAGFGVLLLGLIAVNIYLGGTFPAVGWICVFSFVYFALYVVAMRVLFLYNKRRIAAVVREMAEELRYRDVTAKRAYALYAVNAVVIVLAAAYLPHLGERIAAMTGFGQTFVGSFFIALSTSLPELVVTVAAIRLGAVDLALGNLFGSNLFNIAILAVEDFLYFKGPLLGAASDAHVVTAGVAIAMTAAAIVGLTYRTIKRPFFLAWDSMGILGLYFMGQVILYVLK